The Parus major isolate Abel unplaced genomic scaffold, Parus_major1.1 Scaffold330, whole genome shotgun sequence genomic interval TCCCGCCCGGGGCcccggcggctcccggcggCAGCGGGAAGGGTCGGGAAGGGCGCGGTGACAATTCCCCCCTGGAAGGGGGATCCGGAGGGGCGGCGGCATCGCCCGGTTACTctctgggaaggaggggaaaaaatcaggaTGAGCCCGGCGTTATCCCCCGGTGGGGATGTTTTCTGGGAAGCAGCCGGACTCACACGGCGTTCTCCTTGAAGCGCTGGAGCGCCTGCTCGGCCACCATCTCCATGAACCTGGGATCATCCCACGGGATCTCCCCGGGCACGCTCAGCTCCAGCGGCTCCGAGTCGAAGAGCTGCACCGTCACCTGCGTGTCCGGCGGCGCCGACGGATCCTCGGTATTGGGAGCCTTGGACAGCACCTGGAAGCGCCGTGCCGGGGTCATCCCGCAGGATAATCCCGAGCTCCGAGGTGGGAACGGCCCCGGGAGGGCCCCTGAGCTTGGCTCCCGTCCCGGCGTTCCCGGCCGGAGCACAAAGGGCTCTTTGTGGCCGTGTCCCACTTTCCGCCTCTCCCGGCGTTGCCGAGGCCGATCCTCACCGTGGTAACCTGCAGGAAGCCGTCGGATCCCATGGAATGGTTGGCCAGGCGGGACACCCAGCCGAACTGGCGGTTCAGCCGCTCCAGGAGGCCGGAGGTGTTGAGCATCTCCTGCTGGAATTCCCGGAGCAGGGAATCGTAGCGGCGCGTGAAGCGCTCGGCCACGCGCACGGcgtcctccagctgctgccgcagctcctgctgggatgggtCCTCCTGCCCGCAGTCTGGGATAACAGCGGGAAAACAGCNNNNNNNNNNNNNNNNNNNNNNNNNNNNNNNNNNNNNNNNNNNNNNNNNNNNNNNNNNNNNNNNNNNNNNNNNNNNNNNNNNNNNNNNNNNNNNNNNNNNNNNNNNNNNNNNNNNNNNNNNNNNNNNNNNNNNNNNNNNNNNNNNNNNNNNNNNNNNNNNNNNNNNNNNNNNNNNNNNNNNNNNNNNNNNNNNNNNNNNNNNNNNNNNNNNNNNNNNNNNNNNNNNNNNNNNNNNNNNNNNNNNNNNNNNNNNNNNNNNNNNNNNNNNNNNNNNNNNNNNNNNNNNNNNNNNNNNNNNNNNNNNNNNNNNNNNNNNNNNNNNNNNNNNNNNNNNNNNNNNNNNNNNNNNNNNNNNNNNNNNNNNNNNNNNNNNNNNNNNNNNNNNNNNNNNNNNNNNNNNNNNNNNNNNNNNNNNNNNNNNNNNNNNNNNNNNNNNNNNNNNNNNNNNNNNNNNNNNNNNNNNNNNNNNNNNNNNNNNNNNNNNNNNNNNNNNNNNNNNNNNNNNNNNNNNNNNNNNNNNNNNNNNNNNNNNNNNNNNNNNNNNNNNNNNNNNNNNNNNNNNNNNNNNNNNNNNNNNNNNNNNNNNNNNNNNNNNNNNNNNNNNNNNNNNNNNNNNNNNNNNNNNNNNNNNNNNNNNNNNNNNNNNNNNNNNNNNNNNNNNNNNNNNNNNNNNNNNNNNNNNNNNNNNNNNNNNNNNNNNNNNNNNNNNNNNNNNNNNNNNNNNNNNNNNNTCCCATCATCCCCATCATTCCCATCACTCCCATCActcccatcattcccatcattcccgTCATTCCCGGCTCACCAAGGGCCAGGATCTCCCGGCACTCCTCACACTCATCCCGCATCCGCAGGCACCCGGCCGAGTTCCGCCGGATCTCCCGGCAAACCATCCGGTCGTTGCTGAAATTCCGGGATTCTGCGGGAATTCCGGGCCGGCCTCagctccccaaatcccccccaaGCCCGGGAGCTCCCCCCAGGTGCCGGAAAAGTGAATTTTCCTTGGAATTTGGGCCCTTCCCGTCCCCGGGGCTGCGTCGGCAGACGGTGACGGCACAGGGCGGCAACGTTCCCAAAAAAAACATGGGATGCGATCCCAAAAAATCTCAAACAGCTCAAAAACATGGGATGtgatcccaaaaaaacccaaacagcatGAAAACATGGGATGtgatcccaaaaaaacccaaacagcatGAAAACATGGGATGtgatcccaaaaaaacccaaacagctcAAAAACATGGGATGTGatcccaaaaaaccacaaaaacatcGGATGAAATCCCACAAAAACACCAAGAGCAAAGAAACATTGGCTGCGATCccaaaaaatccacaaaaacaTGTGATGCGAtcccaaaaaaataacaaacaccacaaaaacaTTGGATgaaatcccaaaaaaccccaaacagcgAAAACATGGGATGCgatcccaaaaaaacccaaacagcacGAAAACATGGGATGTGATCCcgaaaaaccacagaaacatcGGATGAAATcccaaaagaaacccaaacacGACGAAAACATCGGATGAAAGCCCGAAAAACCCCAACAGTGAAAACATGGGATGCGATCccaaaaaaatacaggaaacaggaaaagaacatCGGCTGCAAATcccaaaaaaaataacaaacacgACAGAAACACGGGATGCgatcccaaaaaaacaacaaacaccaaAAGAACTTTGGATGCGATCCTGAAAAACTACAAAAACATCGGCTGCaatcccaaggaaaaaaaaaaaccccaagcaccTGCAGtattcccaaaaaaatcacctgcagcattcccaaagaaaaaaaaaactgggaattttCCCCCCAGAAAAGTCAGCAATattcccaaaaaacccaaactcctGCAACATTCCCAAACTAAAAAAAGTGGGAATattcccccaaaaaatcagcagaattCCCAAGAAACCCGAAGTTTCCCAAacattcccaggaaaaccaAATTCATGCAACATTCCCAAACTAAAAAAGACGGGAATattcccaaaaaacccaaattcttgcaacattcccaaaaaaacccatcagtaGAATTCCTAAACAACCCAAACTCCCCAAGATTCCCAAAATTCCCCGTTCCCCCGACGGCGGCCAGGACTGAGTGGAGCCGAAATCCCAAAATCCCGACCAGCAAACGGTGGGATCCAGCCATTCCCGCTTTTTCCATTCCCGCTTTTTCCATTCCCGCTTTTTCCATTCCCGCAATTCCCAGGCCCGTCCCATCAGGACTGAGCTCATCCTCGGAATTCCCAAGGATTTCCCAGGAATCTCATCCCTAAACCCACCggagtttggggatttttgggaatctCATCCCTAAAACCGCTGGAGTTTGGGGACTTTTTGGGAATCTCATCCCTAAAATCATTGACACTTCAGGATTTTTGGGAATCTCATCATTAAACCCACTggagtttggggatttttgggaatctCATCCCTAAATCCACCAacattttgggatttttgggaatctCATCCCTGAAACCGCCAGAATTTGGGATCCCGCGGCCCCGATCCCGCTTCCCTCCCTTTTACCTGTCTCGAATATTCCCGAGGGATCGTCCCAGTTCCCGCGTGCGTTTTCCAGCATGCGCTGGCTGAACTGGAAGAGCGGCTGGAAGAGCTCCTGGAACCCGTGCGGGGGCTGCCGGAAAAGCGGGAAGAGCTCCCCAGAAAAGCGGCGGAAGCGCCGGCGCTCCGCCGGCTCCTCCCGGAATCCTCCGAAGGGAGCCTGGAAAAAGGGATGGAGCCACCCCTGGACCTGGGAGCTCTCCCGGAAAATCTCGTCCATCCCGTCCTCCAGAATTCCGAAGcgctcctccagctcctccagctgccgCTCCTGGCGCTGGTCCCGCTCCAGCAGCGACTCCAGCCGCTCGCCCTCCGACCACACCGACACCGGAGACGAATTGTTCAGGAAttcctccagctgcagtggCACCGGCATCAAAATCCGCCCCTTCCCGGCGCCATCCAGCCGGGAATGGGATCCCGGaaaattctgcctttcctgGCATCCCCCAGCGCTGTTTTCCTGcggttttccccttttttcctgctgttttcctggggttttcccggttttccccttttttcctggggttttcGTGTGGTTTACCcggttttccccttttttcctgctgttttcccaggGTTTTCCCGGTTTTCAcctttttcctggtgttttcctgcagttttcctggttttccccNNNNNNNNNNNNNNNNNNNNNNNNNNNNNNNNNNNNNNNNNNNNNNNNNNNNNNNNNNNNNNNNNNNNNNNNNNNNNNNNNNNNNNNNNNNNNNNNNNNNNNNNNNNNNNNNNNNNNNNNNNNNNNNNNNNNNNNNNNNNNNNNNNNNNNNNNNNNNNNNNNNNNNNNNNNNNNNNNNNNNNNNNNNNNNNNNNNNNNNNNNNNNNNNNNNNNNNNNNNNNNNNNNNNNNNNNNNNNNNNNNNNNNNNNNNNNNNNNNNNNNNNNNNNNNNNNNNNNNNNNNNNNNNNNNNNNNNNNNNNNNNNNNNNNNNNNNNNNNNNNNNNNNNNNNNNNNNNNNNNNNNNNNNNNNNNNNNNNNNNNNNNNNNNNNNNNNNNNNNNNNNNNNNNNNNNNNNNNNNNNNNNNNNNNNNNNNNNNNNNNNNNNNNNNNNNNNNNNNNNNNNNNNNNNNNNNNNNNNNNNNNNNNNNNNNNNNNNNNNNNNNNNNNNNNNNNNNNNNNNNNNNNNNNNNNNNNNNNNNNNNNNNNNNNNNNNNNNNNNNNNNNNNNNNNNNNNNNNNNNNNNNNNNNNNNNNNNNNNNNNNNNNNNNNNNNNNNNNNNNNNNNNNNNNNNNNNNNNNNNNNNNNNNNNNNNNNNNNNNNNNNNNNNNNNNNNNNNNNNNNNNNNNNNNNNNNNNNNNNNNNNNNNNNNNNNNNNNNNNNNNNNNNNNNNNNNNNNNNNNNNNNNNNNNNNNNNNNNNNNNNNNNNNNNNNNNNNNNNNNNNNNNNNNNNNNNNNNNNNNNNNNNNNNNNNNNNNNNNNNNNNNNNNNNNNNNNNNNNNNNNNNNNNNNNNNNNNNNNNNNNNNNNNNNNNNNNNNNNNNNNNNNNNNNNNNNNNNNNNNNNNNNNNNNNNNNNNNNNNNNNNNNNNNNNNNNNNNNNNNNNNNNNNNNNNNNNNNNNNNNNNNNNNNNNNNNNNNNNNNNNNNNNNNNNNNNNNNNNNNNNNNNNNNNNNNNNNNNNNNNNNNNNNNNNNNNNNNNNNNNNNNNNNNNNNNNNNNNNNNNNNNNNNNNNNNNNNNNNNNNNNNNNNNNNNNNNNNNNNNNNNNNNNNNNNNNNNNNNNNNNNNNNNNNNNNNNNNNNNNNNNNNNNNNNNNNNNNNNNNNNNNNNNNNNNNNNNNNNNNNNNNNNNNNNNNNNNNNNNNNNNNNNNNNNNNNNNNNNNNNNNNNNNNNNNNNNNNNNNNNNNNNNNNNNNNNNNNNNNNNNNNNNNNNNNNNNNNNNNNNNNNNNNNNNNNNNNNNNNNNNNNNNNNNNNNNNNNNNNNNNNNNNNNNNNNNNNNNNNNNNNNNNNNNNNNNNNNNNNNNNNNNNNNNNNNNNNNNNNNNNNNNNNNNNNNNNNNNNNNNNNNNNNNNNNNNNNNNNNNNNNNNNNNNNNNNNNNNNNNNNNNNNNNNNNNTGGGTTATTTCCCGATTATTTCCTGGTTGTTCCCTGGTTATTCCTCGGTTGTTTCCCAGTTGTTCCCTGGTTGTTCCCCGGTTATTCCCTGGTTGTTTCCCAGTTGTTTCCCAGTTGTTTCCCTGTTGTTCCCCAGTTATTTCCCGGTTATTTCCTGGTTATTCCCTGAGTGTTCCCCAGTTATTCCCCCATAATTCCCAGGTTGTTTCCCGGTTGTTCCACAGTCATTTCCCAGTTATTCCTCAGTTATTTCCCGGTTGTTCCCCGGTTATTTCCCGGTTGTTTCCCAGTTGTTCCCCGGTTGTTCCCCAGTTATTTTCTGGGTTATTCCCTGGTTATTTCCTGGTTGTTCCCTGGTTGTTTCCCGGTTATTTCCTGGTTATTCCCCGGTTATTTCCCAGTAATTTCCCCATAATTTCCCGGTTATTTCCCAGTTATTCCCCGGTTGTTCCCCGGTTATTCCCCAGTTATTCCCTGGTTGTTCCCCAGTTATTTCCTGGTTGTTTCCCAGTTGTTTCCCGGTTGTTTCCCGGTTG includes:
- the CLU gene encoding clusterin, encoding MPSRGCGNAVCLIRCHSRQEALRVARQKEQELELRGERCGPEARELWERCKPCLRQRCLRLYTRTCHSGAGLLGRQLEEFLNNSSPVSVWSEGERLESLLERDQRQERQLEELEERFGILEDGMDEIFRESSQVQGWLHPFFQAPFGGFREEPAERRRFRRFSGELFPLFRQPPHGFQELFQPLFQFSQRMLENARGNWDDPSGIFETESRNFSNDRMVCREIRRNSAGCLRMRDECEECREILALDCGQEDPSQQELRQQLEDAVRVAERFTRRYDSLLREFQQEMLNTSGLLERLNRQFGWVSRLANHSMGSDGFLQVTTVLSKAPNTEDPSAPPDTQVTVQLFDSEPLELSVPGEIPWDDPRFMEMVAEQALQRFKENAVE